A single Cellulomonas sp. SLBN-39 DNA region contains:
- a CDS encoding TadE family type IV pilus minor pilin yields MTAELAIGMVAVAVVLVAVLTLGAASVTRLRAEDAARTAARVAALHEPDAAVVEAARTVLGGRAAQVGVRRDGDWVTVTVTSALTGWAAGVEIRADATARVEP; encoded by the coding sequence GTGACCGCCGAGCTCGCGATCGGCATGGTCGCCGTCGCGGTGGTCCTGGTCGCGGTGCTCACGCTCGGGGCTGCGTCGGTGACGCGGCTGCGGGCCGAGGACGCCGCGCGCACCGCCGCCCGCGTCGCCGCCCTGCACGAGCCGGACGCGGCGGTCGTCGAGGCGGCCCGCACCGTCCTCGGCGGGCGCGCCGCGCAGGTCGGGGTGCGACGGGACGGGGACTGGGTGACCGTGACGGTGACGTCCGCGCTGACGGGGTGGGCCGCGGGTGTCGAGATCCGGGCCGACGCGACCGCACGGGTCGAACCGTGA
- a CDS encoding PilZ domain-containing protein has translation MSITEMEREVVEAAAGIPHVNQRVRVVLDPDAAEPGSGVPTRVEDVEVVVDGTELRHHVLVSPPWYGGDVEPPAEDSRMTLVWPTERGVLELPVRFVRIDRMAEGVRGWRLVVVGSATRLQRRQFVRVPVGLPVSVETRPEDSGTPRHPVADGMTIDLSEGGLRCVLHDRLPDEHPVTVTFAFGEAQFRLAARVVRAAPWVDRRKARVPGARVVDDGSDRQDHDHDGPDDDAATGAPGTVPHVRTRESAASRWSTAIRFVDPDEAGPALRRAIFAEQVRMRRTRDH, from the coding sequence ATGAGCATCACGGAGATGGAGCGCGAGGTCGTCGAGGCCGCGGCGGGCATCCCGCACGTCAACCAGCGGGTGCGCGTCGTCCTGGACCCGGACGCCGCGGAGCCGGGGTCGGGCGTGCCCACCCGGGTCGAGGACGTCGAGGTCGTCGTCGACGGGACCGAGCTGCGGCACCACGTGCTGGTGTCGCCGCCCTGGTACGGCGGTGACGTCGAGCCGCCTGCCGAGGACTCCCGCATGACGCTCGTCTGGCCGACCGAGCGTGGCGTGCTCGAGCTGCCCGTGCGGTTCGTCCGCATCGACCGCATGGCCGAGGGCGTGCGCGGGTGGCGCCTCGTGGTCGTCGGGTCGGCGACCCGGCTGCAGCGGCGCCAGTTCGTGCGCGTGCCCGTCGGCCTGCCGGTGAGCGTCGAGACGCGCCCGGAGGACAGCGGCACGCCCCGGCACCCCGTCGCGGACGGCATGACCATCGACCTGTCCGAGGGCGGGCTGCGCTGCGTGCTGCACGACCGGCTCCCCGACGAGCACCCTGTGACGGTGACGTTCGCCTTCGGCGAGGCGCAGTTCCGGCTCGCCGCGCGCGTGGTGCGCGCCGCGCCGTGGGTGGACCGGCGCAAGGCCCGCGTGCCCGGCGCCCGCGTCGTCGACGACGGCTCCGACCGGCAGGACCACGACCACGACGGCCCCGACGACGACGCCGCGACCGGTGCCCCCGGCACCGTGCCGCACGTGCGCACCCGGGAGAGCGCGGCGTCGCGGTGGAGCACGGCGATCCGCTTCGTCGACCCCGACGAGGCCGGCCCCGCCCTGCGCCGCGCGATCTTCGCCGAGCAGGTCCGCATGCGTCGCACCCGCGACCACTGA
- a CDS encoding DUF4244 domain-containing protein → MARRKQRVRRLVATVAARVRTGTRDAGMATAEYAIATLAAVGFAGLLVVILKGNEVKGLLLGIVRQALGG, encoded by the coding sequence ATGGCACGACGGAAGCAGCGCGTGCGGCGCCTGGTGGCGACGGTCGCGGCGCGGGTGCGCACGGGGACCCGCGACGCGGGCATGGCGACCGCGGAGTACGCGATCGCCACGCTCGCCGCGGTGGGCTTCGCGGGACTGCTCGTGGTGATCCTCAAGGGCAACGAGGTCAAGGGCCTGCTCCTGGGGATCGTCCGTCAGGCGCTCGGCGGGTGA
- a CDS encoding Rv3654c family TadE-like protein, with translation MTGPLPAWRRGGAAARGAVVRRGAAGDRGAGSVLVLGVVAAAGALLLAVGLVAGAYDARGRARTAADLAALAAAAAATSPGASVDPCARAAEVAARNGADLGSCTVTGPGVVDVAVRVASAVGDARAAARAGPVTARDA, from the coding sequence GTGACCGGGCCGCTCCCGGCCTGGCGCCGGGGCGGGGCCGCTGCCCGTGGCGCGGTGGTGCGCCGCGGTGCGGCGGGCGACCGTGGTGCGGGTTCCGTCCTCGTCCTCGGTGTGGTCGCCGCGGCGGGTGCGCTGCTCCTCGCCGTCGGGCTCGTCGCCGGTGCGTACGACGCGCGCGGACGCGCCCGGACGGCCGCGGACCTCGCCGCGCTCGCCGCCGCCGCGGCGGCGACGTCGCCCGGTGCGTCCGTCGACCCGTGCGCGCGGGCCGCGGAGGTCGCCGCCCGCAACGGCGCCGACCTCGGGTCCTGCACGGTCACGGGCCCGGGCGTCGTGGACGTCGCCGTCCGGGTGGCGTCGGCGGTCGGCGACGCACGGGCCGCCGCGCGCGCGGGGCCGGTGACGGCTCGTGACGCGTGA